Proteins from a genomic interval of Medicago truncatula cultivar Jemalong A17 chromosome 3, MtrunA17r5.0-ANR, whole genome shotgun sequence:
- the LOC11443525 gene encoding uncharacterized protein, whose translation MGNCLKNQSSIKYATDDDEWDFQASEGDYTSKSNGAAAKTTTEVKIKITKKQLEELLSKVDIRELRVEQVLAQLMNHSNGYQSLQRSWRPALQSIPEVD comes from the coding sequence ACTGCTTGAAGAATCAATCATCAATCAAATATGCGACCGATGACGATGAGTGGGATTTCCAAGCATCCGAAGGCGATTACACGTCCAAAAGCAATGGTGCCGCTGCCAAAACGACAACCGAGGTGAAGATAAAGATTACGAAGAAGCAGTTAGAAGAGTTGTTGAGCAAAGTTGACATAAGGGAGTTGAGAGTGGAGCAAGTTTTAGCCCAATTGATGAACCATAGTAATGGCTACCAATCACTTCAAAGATCTTGGAGACCTGCACTTCAAAGCATCCCTGAAGTTGattga
- the LOC11424619 gene encoding uncharacterized protein, with protein MGNCMKHQKYATDDEDDWDFQASEGDSPAKSNYTGAKATTEVKIKITKKQLEELLSKVDIKELRVEQVLAQLMNHSNGYESLQRSWRPALQSIPEAD; from the coding sequence ATGGGAAACTGCATGAAGCATCAAAAATACGCGACGGACGACGAGGATGATTGGGATTTTCAGGCATCAGAAGGTGACTCTCCGGCCAAAAGCAACTACACCGGTGCCAAAGCAACGACTGAGGTGAAGATCAAGATTACAAAGAAGCAGTTAGAAGAGTTGTTAAGCAAAGTGGACATAAAAGAGTTGAGAGTGGAACAAGTTTTAGCCCAATTGATGAACCATAGTAATGGCTACGAATCACTTCAAAGATCTTGGAGACCAGCACTTCAGAGCATCCCTGAAGCTGATTGA
- the LOC11428258 gene encoding uncharacterized protein, with protein sequence MGNCLKHQSSTKYLTKDDDDEWDFSAFEGNSAGKSNGAAAKTTTEVKIKISKKQLEELLSKVDIRELRVEQVLAQLMNHSNGYESLQRSWRPALQSIPELD encoded by the coding sequence ATGGGAAACTGCTTGAAGCACCAATCATCAACAAAGTACTTGACCAAGGACGATGATGATGAATGGGATTTTTCAGCATTCGAGGGTAACTCTGCGGGAAAAAGCAACGGTGCTGCTGCCAAAACAACTACTGAGGTGAAGATAAAAATCTCAAAGAAGCAATTAGAAGAGTTGTTGAGCAAAGTGGACATAAGGGAGTTGAGAGTGGAACAAGTTTTGGCCCAATTGATGAACCATAGTAATGGCTACGAATCACTTCAGAGATCTTGGAGACCTGCACTTCAGAGCATCCCTGAACTTGATTGA